A genome region from Manihot esculenta cultivar AM560-2 chromosome 5, M.esculenta_v8, whole genome shotgun sequence includes the following:
- the LOC110614648 gene encoding cytochrome P450 81Q32 codes for MTPLELLFSISPPKPRRKIFPKMEATPWLNLGVLVVVLCVLAAKFTFRRLGNRKNLPPTPPARPIIGHLHLLKQPVHQTLHELSLRYGDILFLRYGTRRVLVISSPSAVEECFTKNDVIFANRPLSLAGKHLNYNSSTMGFSSYGDHWRNLRRLTTIELFSSSRVAMFSGIRAEEVQLLIKQLFQDSRRESATVALTSKFLELTFNNVMRMIAGKRYYGKVVRDEEGELLQEIIKEMEALRGSSNLNDYFPVLQWVDYQGVEKKMMRLMKKMDRFLQDLIEEHRKARSDSSSSSSENLSDACKQKKDTTLIDVMLSLKETEPEFYTDQTIKGVIHSALTAGSQTSAATLEWAMSLLLTHPEALHKAFVEIEAVVGLDHLIDETDVSKLSYLQNIINETFRLFPPAPLLLPHESSADCTVCGFHVPRGTMLLVNIWSMNRNRKLWEDPTKFMPERFEGGEGEGYKLLPFGAGRRACPGAGLAKRVIGLTLGCLIQSFEWERFGKEEINMKEGTGLTMPRAVPLEAKCRPRKAMIGLLSSL; via the exons ATGACTCCTTTGGAGTTGCTGTTTTCCATTTCTCCTCCGAAACCGAGAAGGAAAATATTCCCTAAAATGGAGGCAACTCCCTGGTTGAACTTGGGAGTCCTGGTTGTGGTCCTCTGTGTGCTTGCAGCGAAGTTTACATTCCGCAGACTTGGCAACCGCAAGAACCTCCCACCTACTCCACCAGCTCGTCCGATCATCGGTCACCTCCATTTGCTCAAGCAACCAGTTCACCAAACTCTACATGAACTGTCCCTGAGATATGGTGACATTTTATTTCTCCGGTATGGGACTCGCAGAGTCCTAGTGATCTCCTCACCATCTGCAGTTGAAGAGTGCTTTACCAAAAACGATGTCATCTTTGCGAACCGTCCTCTCTCTCTTGCTGGGAAGCATCTCAATTACAACTCTTCGACTATGGGTTTCTCATCCTACGGCGACCACTGGCGCAATCTCAGGCGCCTCACGACTATAGAGCTCTTCTCTTCTAGCCGTGTCGCAATGTTTTCTGGTATTCGAGCAGAGGAGGTTCAGTTGTTAATCAAACAACTATTTCAGGACTCGAGAAGAGAGTCAGCTACGGTGGCTCTGACATCAAAGTTCTTGGAGCTCACTTTCAATAACGTTATGAGGATGATTGCCGGAAAACGTTATTATGGGAAAGTTGTAAGGGATGAAGAAGGAGAACTGTTGCAGGAGATCATTAAAGAAATGGAGGCACTTCGTGGAAGCTCAAATCTAAATGATTACTTTCCAGTACTACAGTGGGTGGATTACCAAGGAGTGGAGAAAAAGATGATGAGATTGATGAAGAAGATGGACAGATTCTTGCAGGACCTCATTGAAGAGCACCGGAAAGCAAGAAGCgactcatcttcatcttcatcaGAGAATCTGTCTGATGCATGCAAACAGAAGAAGGACACGACTTTGATTGATGTTATGTTGTCGCTCAAAGAGACAGAACCAGAATTCTATACTGATCAAACCATCAAAGGAGTAATACAT TCAGCACTTACTGCAGGATCTCAAACTTCAGCAGCTACTCTAGAATGGGCGATGTCACTTCTCCTGACTCACCCAGAAGCACTGCATAAGGCTTTTGTAGAAATTGAAGCCGTTGTTGGACTAGATCACCTAATCGATGAAACTGATGTATCAAAACTAAGTTACCTACAAAACATAATTAACGAGACATTTCGACTCTTTCCACCGGCGCCGCTGCTATTACCACACGAATCATCGGCAGACTGCACAGTTTGTGGGTTCCATGTGCCGCGGGGGACGATGTTACTGGTCAACATATGGAGCATGAACAGAAACCGCAAGCTTTGGGAGGATCCAACGAAATTCATGCCAGAGAGATTTGAAGGTGGAGAAGGAGAAGGGTATAAGCTGCTTCCATTTGGTGCTGGAAGGCGGGCGTGTCCAGGGGCTGGTCTGGCCAAGCGAGTGATAGGTCTCACATTGGGTTGCTTGATTCAGTCGTTTGAGTGGGAAAGATTCGGCAAAGAAGAGATCAACATGAAAGAGGGAACTGGGCTCACCATGCCCAGAGCTGTTCCTTTGGAAGCAAAGTGCAGACCTCGCAAAGCCATGATCGGCCTACTCTCCTCCTTATGA